A region of Aquila chrysaetos chrysaetos chromosome 13, bAquChr1.4, whole genome shotgun sequence DNA encodes the following proteins:
- the CDCA2 gene encoding cell division cycle-associated protein 2 isoform X1 encodes MHRQSKNINAPLEVKENESSYTKEKEEASFPDLSKDQKICKAIKSKVTKASKKENLSDGNQAQLEKCTLKYTKGLKKKSYHKEDVVSCQFTECFFNTLKGDMVGERTLPLNSKENFSSRPVSLRAECYLTPNRDEAEEKSDCAVSEKQRKKPVDFRTVTIAEFGITQENFTKHSIGKSPTSLKYRRRSAIGVRGSPENNTLIQYLAQQRSNRQKAAFTQVSPFKRENVRLLKDKIDVFQQSFQSVQEAEGETGFSGQSQVDDASQEAGCSPNKVPYTKERNLDQWSEKFMSDNSRADLQENLSQNLTNSSKSDTRICTTLSLCQDAAVTEPAAAVSKKWVYEQHNPIESLEAVLIRDTLETGHDFSSDHITKDVRSNVISDLSRKKVSFGEELSLEIFDESKPLTTPPITPLQTGNTSLNEHTQSGSHLRSVLKKTPVKLLMDSMKEYLDDAVDGGGGESLAISNCAKIFEALQTEKTEIHSSEKPKRKRVTFGEVLSPEIFDETLPANTPLRKGATPVRHPGLQSNSPFARSSLIEEPLSQPNFDCNDECLEPLQELVEGPVAAEDLLPVENAEVAETDKSDMIKTRSSTKRKCSTISEGTDFSISRATNTKNVKDTKNPRKNRFQKQKNITTSAAKKTPKIKHTGYGKRRKKKVKKSLYGERELASKKPLLSPIPEIPEFFSSASSPNSPKANVFFSEDIFLDDTKSGNAHKDVQQKPAVERMRGRNVCAVHMYSSSKVLDIAEASSSNNTMFQVSDGDLKSVSGIDHKFSNIVPDAKCGFATSDHFQRGKETACVKEAKESGSLIENEKLQGNLLNKAERLSGLEFLEQEDTSVPEGAQRTQCPPTDSIRGSPPRRRRSSSAIYFPPVEKLEITGNDFPVSSFDVEEVLSAPQLKNDSLEPFRRKSGDNGERRVRRSMRLHKDAEIEGLAWIQVPNEIPKNPPLLASACKTRRTISTSVLTESENIHHREQNLIQFLAPGKENNDSVNPADGPCKRWKRKTMCVSTPQEATTWSQTRKRSITNSVYRKVRRNPKHYEEVEIPLENNI; translated from the exons ATGCACAGACaatctaaaaatataaatgctcCCCTGgaagttaaagaaaatgagagtaGCTACActaaagagaaggaagaggccTCTTTCCCTGATCTGTCAAAAGACCAGAAGATTTGCAAAGCAATTAAATCAAAAGTCACAAAGGCATCCAAGAAGGAGAATTTAAGTGATGGGAACCAGGCGCAGTTGGAAAAATGCACCCTGAAATACACCAAAGGCCTCAAGAAGAAATCGTACCACAAGGAGGATGTTGTTAGCTGTCAGTTTACTGAATGTTTTTTCAATACACTAAAAGGGGATATGGTTGGTGAACGTACCTTGCCTTTGAACAGTAAGGAAAATTTTTCAAGTAGACCTGTTTCTTTGCGGGCTGAATGCTACTTGACACCTAATAGagatgaagcagaagaaaaatctgattgTGCCGTAtcagagaaacagaggaaaaaacctgttgATTTTAGAACTGTAACAATTGCTGAATTTGGGATTACTCAAGAAAATTTTACTAAACATTCTATAG GGAAGTCTCcaacttcattaaaatatagACGAAGATCAGCAATTGGAGTACGGGGATCACCAGAAAATAACACCCTTATTCAATATCTTGCCCAACAGAGAAGCAACaggcaaaaagcagcttttacaCAG GTTAGTCCTTTTAAACGTGAAAATGTCAGGTTGTTGAAGGACAAGATAGATGTCTTTCAACAGTCCTTTCAATCAGTACAAGAAGCTGAAGGGGAGACTGGCTTCTCTGGACAGTCACAAGTGGATGAtgcttcccaggaagcaggCTGTT CTCCAAACAAAGTACCCTATACAAAAGAGCGGAACCTGGATCAGTGGAGTGAAAAGTTCATGTCAGACAACAGCAGAGCTGATTTGCAAGAAAACTTAAGTCAAAATTTGACCAACAGCAGTAAGTCTGATACCAGGATCTGCACCACCTTGTCTTTGTGCCAAGATGCGGCTGTCACtgaacctgctgctgctgtttcaaag AAATGGGTTTATGAGCAACACAATCCTATTGAGTCGTTGGAGGCTGTTCTAATTAGAGATACCTTGGAAACAGGCCATG ATTTCAGTTCTGACCACATCACTAAAGATGTTAGAAGTAATGTTATATCAGATCTAAGCAGAAAGAAAGTTAGTTTTGGAGAAGAACTGAGCCTGGAAATATTTGATGAAAGCAAGCCACTTACCACACCACCTATCACACCACTACAAACAGGAAATACTTCATTAAATGAACATACACAGAGTGGCTCCCATCTGCGATCTGTATTGAAGAAAACACCAGTGAAGCTACTAATGGATAGCATGAAG GAATACTTGGACGATGCAGTTGACGGAGGAGGAGGTGAATCTCTCGCAATCTCCAATTGTGCAAAAATCTTTGAAGCATTGCAAACAG agaaaactgaaatacatagCTCTGAAAAGccaaagaggaaaagagttACTTTTGGAGAAGTTCTAAGCCCAGAAATATTTGATGAAACTTTGCCTGCAAATACTCCATTGCGCAAAGGAGCAACACCAGTCCGTCATCCAGGATTACAAAGTAATAGCCCTTTTGCAAGGTCAAGTCTCATTGAAGAACCATTATCCCAGCCGAACTTTGATTGCAATGAT gaatGTCTTGAGCCTCTTCAAGAGTTAGTGGAGGGTCCTGTTGCTGCAGAAGACCTCTTACCTGTTGAAAATGCAGAAG TAGCAGAAACTGACAAATCTGACATGATAAAAACTCGTTCTTCTACTAAAAGGAAG TGTAGCACCATTTCAGAGGGGACTGATTTTAGCATCTCAAGAGCCACAAATACTAAGAATGTTAAAGATACTAAAAATCCAAGAAAGAACAGgtttcaaaaacaaaagaatataaCCACATCTGCTGCCAAAAAGACACCA aaaataaaacatacaggctatgggaaaagaagaaagaaaaaagtaaaaaaatctttatatgGGGAAAGAGAGTTGGCTTCTAAGAAACCTCTTCTCAGCCCTATCCCTGAAATTCCAgagtttttctcttctgcctcatCTCCAAACTCACCAAaggcaaatgtatttttttcag AGGACATATTTTTAGATGATACCAAATCCGGGAATGCTCACAAGGATGTTCAACAGAAGCCAGCAGTTGAAAGAATGAGAGGGAGAAATGTCTGTGCGGTTCATATGTATTCAAGCTCTAAGGTCCTGGACATTGCAGAAGCCAGCAGTTCCAATAATACAATGTTTCAGGTGTCAGATGGTGATCTGAAGTCTGTTTCTGGCATTGATCATAAG ttttcaAACATTGTGCCAGATGCAAAGTGTGGTTTTGCTACATCTGACCATTTCCAACGAGGTAAAGAGACTGCATGTGtaaaagaggcaaaagaaagtgGTTCCTTGATAGAAAACGAGAAATTACAAGGAAATCTCCTAAATAAGGCAGAGCGGCTAAGTGGGCTAGAATTTCTGGAACAAGAGGACACTAGTGTACCTGAAGGTGCCCAAAGAACTCAGTGTCCACCGACAGATTCTATAAGAGGTAGTCCACCAAGGAGAAGAAGAAGTAGTAGTGCCATCTATTTTCCTCCTGTTGAAAAATTGGAAATAACTGGAAACgattttccagtttcttcctTTGATGTGGAAGAAGTCTTATCTGCTCCTCAGCTAAAAAATGACTCCTTAGAGCCTTTTAGAAGAAAGAGCGGTGACAATGGCGAAAGAAGAGTGAGGCGCAGCATGAGATTACATAAAGATGCAGAAATTGAAGGACTTGCATGGATTCAAGTACCCAATGAGATTCCAAAGAACCCTCCCCTGCTAGCTTCTGCTTGCAAAACCAGGAGAACAATAAGCACATCCGTCCTTACAGAATCTGAGAATATTCACCATAGAGAACAAAATCTCATCCAGTTTTTAGCACCAGGGAAGGAGAACAATGACTCTGTTAATCCTGCTGATGGTCCTTGCAAAAGATGGAAGAGGAAAACCATGTGTGTATCCACACCTCAAGAAGCAACAACTTGGTCTCAAACCCGGAAAAGGAGCATAACAAATTCTGTATATAGGAAGGTCAGAAGGAACCCAAAACACTATGAAGAAGTAGAAATACCtcttgaaaataacatttag
- the CDCA2 gene encoding cell division cycle-associated protein 2 isoform X2 codes for MHRQSKNINAPLEVKENESSYTKEKEEASFPDLSKDQKICKAIKSKVTKASKKENLSDGNQAQLEKCTLKYTKGLKKKSYHKEDVVSCQFTECFFNTLKGDMVGERTLPLNSKENFSSRPVSLRAECYLTPNRDEAEEKSDCAVSEKQRKKPVDFRTVTIAEFGITQENFTKHSIGKSPTSLKYRRRSAIGVRGSPENNTLIQYLAQQRSNRQKAAFTQVSPFKRENVRLLKDKIDVFQQSFQSVQEAEGETGFSGQSQVDDASQEAGCSPNKVPYTKERNLDQWSEKFMSDNSRADLQENLSQNLTNSSKSDTRICTTLSLCQDAAVTEPAAAVSKKWVYEQHNPIESLEAVLIRDTLETGHDFSSDHITKDVRSNVISDLSRKKVSFGEELSLEIFDESKPLTTPPITPLQTGNTSLNEHTQSGSHLRSVLKKTPVKLLMDSMKEYLDDAVDGGGGESLAISNCAKIFEALQTEKTEIHSSEKPKRKRVTFGEVLSPEIFDETLPANTPLRKGATPVRHPGLQSNSPFARSSLIEEPLSQPNFDCNDECLEPLQELVEGPVAAEDLLPVENAEAETDKSDMIKTRSSTKRKCSTISEGTDFSISRATNTKNVKDTKNPRKNRFQKQKNITTSAAKKTPKIKHTGYGKRRKKKVKKSLYGERELASKKPLLSPIPEIPEFFSSASSPNSPKANVFFSEDIFLDDTKSGNAHKDVQQKPAVERMRGRNVCAVHMYSSSKVLDIAEASSSNNTMFQVSDGDLKSVSGIDHKFSNIVPDAKCGFATSDHFQRGKETACVKEAKESGSLIENEKLQGNLLNKAERLSGLEFLEQEDTSVPEGAQRTQCPPTDSIRGSPPRRRRSSSAIYFPPVEKLEITGNDFPVSSFDVEEVLSAPQLKNDSLEPFRRKSGDNGERRVRRSMRLHKDAEIEGLAWIQVPNEIPKNPPLLASACKTRRTISTSVLTESENIHHREQNLIQFLAPGKENNDSVNPADGPCKRWKRKTMCVSTPQEATTWSQTRKRSITNSVYRKVRRNPKHYEEVEIPLENNI; via the exons ATGCACAGACaatctaaaaatataaatgctcCCCTGgaagttaaagaaaatgagagtaGCTACActaaagagaaggaagaggccTCTTTCCCTGATCTGTCAAAAGACCAGAAGATTTGCAAAGCAATTAAATCAAAAGTCACAAAGGCATCCAAGAAGGAGAATTTAAGTGATGGGAACCAGGCGCAGTTGGAAAAATGCACCCTGAAATACACCAAAGGCCTCAAGAAGAAATCGTACCACAAGGAGGATGTTGTTAGCTGTCAGTTTACTGAATGTTTTTTCAATACACTAAAAGGGGATATGGTTGGTGAACGTACCTTGCCTTTGAACAGTAAGGAAAATTTTTCAAGTAGACCTGTTTCTTTGCGGGCTGAATGCTACTTGACACCTAATAGagatgaagcagaagaaaaatctgattgTGCCGTAtcagagaaacagaggaaaaaacctgttgATTTTAGAACTGTAACAATTGCTGAATTTGGGATTACTCAAGAAAATTTTACTAAACATTCTATAG GGAAGTCTCcaacttcattaaaatatagACGAAGATCAGCAATTGGAGTACGGGGATCACCAGAAAATAACACCCTTATTCAATATCTTGCCCAACAGAGAAGCAACaggcaaaaagcagcttttacaCAG GTTAGTCCTTTTAAACGTGAAAATGTCAGGTTGTTGAAGGACAAGATAGATGTCTTTCAACAGTCCTTTCAATCAGTACAAGAAGCTGAAGGGGAGACTGGCTTCTCTGGACAGTCACAAGTGGATGAtgcttcccaggaagcaggCTGTT CTCCAAACAAAGTACCCTATACAAAAGAGCGGAACCTGGATCAGTGGAGTGAAAAGTTCATGTCAGACAACAGCAGAGCTGATTTGCAAGAAAACTTAAGTCAAAATTTGACCAACAGCAGTAAGTCTGATACCAGGATCTGCACCACCTTGTCTTTGTGCCAAGATGCGGCTGTCACtgaacctgctgctgctgtttcaaag AAATGGGTTTATGAGCAACACAATCCTATTGAGTCGTTGGAGGCTGTTCTAATTAGAGATACCTTGGAAACAGGCCATG ATTTCAGTTCTGACCACATCACTAAAGATGTTAGAAGTAATGTTATATCAGATCTAAGCAGAAAGAAAGTTAGTTTTGGAGAAGAACTGAGCCTGGAAATATTTGATGAAAGCAAGCCACTTACCACACCACCTATCACACCACTACAAACAGGAAATACTTCATTAAATGAACATACACAGAGTGGCTCCCATCTGCGATCTGTATTGAAGAAAACACCAGTGAAGCTACTAATGGATAGCATGAAG GAATACTTGGACGATGCAGTTGACGGAGGAGGAGGTGAATCTCTCGCAATCTCCAATTGTGCAAAAATCTTTGAAGCATTGCAAACAG agaaaactgaaatacatagCTCTGAAAAGccaaagaggaaaagagttACTTTTGGAGAAGTTCTAAGCCCAGAAATATTTGATGAAACTTTGCCTGCAAATACTCCATTGCGCAAAGGAGCAACACCAGTCCGTCATCCAGGATTACAAAGTAATAGCCCTTTTGCAAGGTCAAGTCTCATTGAAGAACCATTATCCCAGCCGAACTTTGATTGCAATGAT gaatGTCTTGAGCCTCTTCAAGAGTTAGTGGAGGGTCCTGTTGCTGCAGAAGACCTCTTACCTGTTGAAAATGCAGAAG CAGAAACTGACAAATCTGACATGATAAAAACTCGTTCTTCTACTAAAAGGAAG TGTAGCACCATTTCAGAGGGGACTGATTTTAGCATCTCAAGAGCCACAAATACTAAGAATGTTAAAGATACTAAAAATCCAAGAAAGAACAGgtttcaaaaacaaaagaatataaCCACATCTGCTGCCAAAAAGACACCA aaaataaaacatacaggctatgggaaaagaagaaagaaaaaagtaaaaaaatctttatatgGGGAAAGAGAGTTGGCTTCTAAGAAACCTCTTCTCAGCCCTATCCCTGAAATTCCAgagtttttctcttctgcctcatCTCCAAACTCACCAAaggcaaatgtatttttttcag AGGACATATTTTTAGATGATACCAAATCCGGGAATGCTCACAAGGATGTTCAACAGAAGCCAGCAGTTGAAAGAATGAGAGGGAGAAATGTCTGTGCGGTTCATATGTATTCAAGCTCTAAGGTCCTGGACATTGCAGAAGCCAGCAGTTCCAATAATACAATGTTTCAGGTGTCAGATGGTGATCTGAAGTCTGTTTCTGGCATTGATCATAAG ttttcaAACATTGTGCCAGATGCAAAGTGTGGTTTTGCTACATCTGACCATTTCCAACGAGGTAAAGAGACTGCATGTGtaaaagaggcaaaagaaagtgGTTCCTTGATAGAAAACGAGAAATTACAAGGAAATCTCCTAAATAAGGCAGAGCGGCTAAGTGGGCTAGAATTTCTGGAACAAGAGGACACTAGTGTACCTGAAGGTGCCCAAAGAACTCAGTGTCCACCGACAGATTCTATAAGAGGTAGTCCACCAAGGAGAAGAAGAAGTAGTAGTGCCATCTATTTTCCTCCTGTTGAAAAATTGGAAATAACTGGAAACgattttccagtttcttcctTTGATGTGGAAGAAGTCTTATCTGCTCCTCAGCTAAAAAATGACTCCTTAGAGCCTTTTAGAAGAAAGAGCGGTGACAATGGCGAAAGAAGAGTGAGGCGCAGCATGAGATTACATAAAGATGCAGAAATTGAAGGACTTGCATGGATTCAAGTACCCAATGAGATTCCAAAGAACCCTCCCCTGCTAGCTTCTGCTTGCAAAACCAGGAGAACAATAAGCACATCCGTCCTTACAGAATCTGAGAATATTCACCATAGAGAACAAAATCTCATCCAGTTTTTAGCACCAGGGAAGGAGAACAATGACTCTGTTAATCCTGCTGATGGTCCTTGCAAAAGATGGAAGAGGAAAACCATGTGTGTATCCACACCTCAAGAAGCAACAACTTGGTCTCAAACCCGGAAAAGGAGCATAACAAATTCTGTATATAGGAAGGTCAGAAGGAACCCAAAACACTATGAAGAAGTAGAAATACCtcttgaaaataacatttag